One segment of Takifugu rubripes chromosome 5, fTakRub1.2, whole genome shotgun sequence DNA contains the following:
- the cldni gene encoding claudin i, with protein MGSAGVQMVCVALGVLGLIGVIVCCAVPRWKVSSFTGANIVTANSVQEGLWMNCVVQSTGQQQCKNYDSLLVLASDLQAARAMTIISILFSCLSLLVVFCGADFTTCVQNEDAKPKISLVAGIGLLLAGLLAIIPVSWSAHIVVRDFNNMLVPASQKRELGACIFVGWGAGVLLILAGGLLCCFSRPKSGSSGGTAKYYSNSASAPSKNYV; from the exons ATGGGATCAGCAGGAGTCCAGATGGTGTGCGTGGCCCTCGGGGTCCTGGGGTTGATCGGGGTGATCGTGTGCTGCGCCGTCCCTCGCTGGAAAGTTTCCTCCTTCACGGGAGCCAACATCGTGACGGCTAAT AGCGTTCAGGAGGGCCTCTGGATGAACTGCGTGGTTCAGAGTACCGGACAGCAGCAGTGCAAGAACTACGACTCCCTGCTGGTTCTGGCCTCCGACCTGCAGGCCGCCAGGGCCATGACCATCATCAGCATCCTGTTCAGCTGCCTCAGCCTGCTCGTCGTCTTCTGCGGCGCCGACTTCACCACCTGCGTGCAGAACGAAGACGCCAAGCCCAAGATCAGCCTGGTGGCCGGGATCGGCCTGCTGCTGGCCGGCCTGCTGGCCATCATCCCCGTCAGCTGGTCGGCCCACATCGTCGTGCGGGACTTCAACAACATGCTGGTGCCCGCGTCCCAGAAGAGGGAGCTGGGGGCGTGCATCTTCGTGGGCTGGGGGGCCGGCGTGCTGCTCATCCTGGCCGGCGGCCTGCTGTGCTGTTTCAGCCGACCCAAGTCCGGCAGCTCTGGCGGAACCGCAAAGTACTACAGCAACAGCGCCTCCGCCCCCAGCAAGAACTATGTGTAG